GCTCCCAATCCCTTCACGGCGCCCACGCTCACCTCGCGGCAGCGCCGCAGCGAGGCCCCGGCGCTGCCGCGCGTCAGCGAAGAGCAGCTGCTGCTCAGCGCCGGCCTCACCGACAATCCGCGCCGTGTGCTGATGGGGGCGGAGGACGTGAATCTCAAGGGCAAGGTGCTCGTCGGCCGCAGCTCGCGCCTCGGCGACGATGCTCTGTTCAAGGTGGAGTCCGGCGAGGCGCCCGCGCTGGCGGGCGGCGCCCTGACCCTCGCCGTGCCGGAGGGCGGCCTGGTCGGCGGCCATCCTGAGCTCGTCGGCGGCCAGCTCGCGGAAGGCAAGCAGGCCTACCGGGGCGCGCTGCCCGGCGGCAACCTCGTGGCCAAGGATGCGAGCCGCGAGCGGCTCACCGCGCTCTCCTCGCTGCAGGTCGGCGGCAAGAGCCCCGCCGGCGACGAGCTGGCGGGCACGGGCATCGCCGAGCCGGGGCGCGGCGCCGGTCTCATCTCCCGCGGCGGCAGTGACGCCGTGACGCGCGGCGGCAGCCTGCTGCCCCGCCGCGAGGGCAGCGAGGCGCGCCCGGCCCCGGCCGTCCCGCGCAGCATCGAGCCGGAGCGGCCGGCCGTGGCGGCCGCAGCCGTGCCGGCCCCGACGGCGGGCCCCGGCGGCGCCCAGGCCGAGAAGGACGTCTCGATGACCCTCAGCGGGCCCATCCTCGACCGCGAGGTGCTGGCCTCGCAGGCGCCGAGCTACCCCGCTGCCGCCAAGCAGCAGGGCTGGCAGGGCACCGTCAGCGTCTACTTCACGGTGCGGCCGGACGGCACTGTCAAGAAGGTGCTCATCGAGAAGGCCAGCCCCCACCAGGTGCTCGACGAGGCGGCCAAGCGCTGCCTCGAGCACTGGCGCTTCAGTGCCCTGCCGACCGGCGCCACCGCCGAGCAGTGGGGCGTGCTCACCATCGTCTTCAGGCTGCGCTGATCGCGGAGGCCGCCATGCGCTCGACACTCGCCCTGTTCCTGCTCCTGCTCGCGGCTGCCGCCGCCCCCGCGCTGGCGGAGGGCGCCGCGGCCGCGCCGCCGGTTACCGTCCAGCAGATGGAGGTCGTGGACGACAACGAGTTCCGCGTGCAGGTCGAGAAGACCGAGCTGGACTACCACCCGCGACCGGAGGACCTGGACGACGGCAACACGGACGTGGAGCGGCTCCTCTTCGAGTACGCGCCGCTGGAGAGCTTCAACCCCTACCTCTTCGACAGCGAGCGCGTCGATTGCCCGGTGATCCCCGACTTCGGCAGCCGCGCGGTGACGCGGGCGCCGGTCACCACCTTCCGCACGGAGTTCGCCGCCAGCGCGGACGTCAAGCACTGGCGGCTGGACATCACGGACTACCGCGGCGAGGGCTTCCGGCGCCTGGAGGGCGACGGCGTGCCGCCGCTGGAGCTGGCCTGGGACGGCCGCAGCGACCACGCGGAGATGCTG
This genomic interval from bacterium contains the following:
- a CDS encoding energy transducer TonB codes for the protein MSARATLSAAPRAWRRIRSDTNLGFVLSLGLHLLLFLLLGSFSARRMTQGEKLTEIAYIEQRYGEAVAKKVSLAPEKLAPAVTTTPAETPQLEGSLFAKDKPTGAPAGPELAAPPPPLPTPREAPNPFTAPTLTSRQRRSEAPALPRVSEEQLLLSAGLTDNPRRVLMGAEDVNLKGKVLVGRSSRLGDDALFKVESGEAPALAGGALTLAVPEGGLVGGHPELVGGQLAEGKQAYRGALPGGNLVAKDASRERLTALSSLQVGGKSPAGDELAGTGIAEPGRGAGLISRGGSDAVTRGGSLLPRREGSEARPAPAVPRSIEPERPAVAAAAVPAPTAGPGGAQAEKDVSMTLSGPILDREVLASQAPSYPAAAKQQGWQGTVSVYFTVRPDGTVKKVLIEKASPHQVLDEAAKRCLEHWRFSALPTGATAEQWGVLTIVFRLR